One window of the Lemur catta isolate mLemCat1 chromosome 6, mLemCat1.pri, whole genome shotgun sequence genome contains the following:
- the BCDIN3D gene encoding RNA 5'-monophosphate methyltransferase, with amino-acid sequence MAASTNLAEGVVEEAAAEEHPRVLEPGAAPFGNFPHYSRFHPPEQRVRLLPPELLRRLFPPQSPERRPILGLDVGCNSGDLSVALYKHFLSLHDGETCSDASRELRLLCCDIDPVLVERAEKECPFPDALTFVTLDFMNQRTRTVLLNSFLSQFGRSVFDIGFCMSITMWIHLNHGDHGLWEFLAHLSSLCHYLLVEPQPWKCYRAAARRLRKLGLHDFDHFHSLAIRGDMANQIVQILTQDHGMELVCSFGNTSWDRSLLLFRAKQTTETYPIPESLIEEGKEMNRLRFWRQ; translated from the exons aTGGCGGCGTCCACGAACCTGGCTGAAGGGGTAGTCGAGGAGGCCGCGGCGGAAGAGCACCCGCGAGTTCTGGAACCTGGGGCTGCCCCCTTCGGAAATTTCCCTCATTATTCCCGCTTCCACCCTCCGGAGCAACGGGTCCGCCTCCTGCCCCCGGAGCTGCTTCGACGGCTCTTCCCTCCTCAGAGTCCTGAGAGGAGGCCGATCCTGGGGCTCGACGTGGGGTGTAACTCCGGG GATCTGAGTGTGGCTCTATACAAACACTTCCTTTCCCTACATGATGGGGAGACCTGCTCAGATGCCTCAAGAGAACTCCGTCTCCTCTGCTGTGACATAGATCCAGTCTTGGTGGAGCGAGCTGAAAAAGAATGTCCTTTTCCGGATGCCTTGACCTTTGTCACCCTGGACTTCATGAATCAAAGGACTCGGACGGTTCTCTTGAACTCTTTCTTAAGCCAATTTGGACGTTCAGTTTTTGACATTGGTTTCTGCATGTCAATAACCATGTGGATTCATCTAAACCATGGGGACCATGGCCTGTGGGAGTTCCTGGCCCAtctttcctccctctgccacTATCTCCTTGTGGAGCCGCAGCCCTGGAAGTGTTACAGGGCAGCTGCAAGGCGTCTCCGAAAGCTGGGACTCCATGATTTTGACCACTTCCACTCCCTTGCCATCCGAGGTGATATGGCCAATCAGATTGTGCAGATCTTGACCCAGGACCATGGCATGGAACTAGTATGTTCCTTTGGCAACACCAGTTGGGACCGAAGCCTTCTGCTCTTTAGGGCAAAACAAACCACAGAGACTTATCCAATCCCTGAATCACTGATagaagaggggaaagaaatgaacagattAAGATTCTGGAGGCAGTGA